The genomic segment TCGCGACGCCGCGCTTGCTCACCGTCATCGCCGAGCGGTCCACGGTCAGGTCGCCGTAGACCGCTATGTCGCTGGTCTCGCGCTCGCCGCGGCGCAGGACGGCGCGGATGCGGGCGTCCAGGACGCGGGGCTGGACCGGCTTCACGACGTAGTCGTCCGCGCCGGACTCCAGGCCGACGACCACGTCGATGTCGTCGCTGCGCGCGGTGAGCAGGATGATCGGGAGCTGCTCGGTGCGGCGGATCTGGCGGCAGACCTCGAACCCGTCCACGCCGGGGAGCATCACGTCCAGGACGATCAGATCGGGGCGCACGGTCTTGTACGTGGCCAGTGCCTCCTCGCCGCTGGCCGCGACCGCGACCTGGTGACCCTGGCGGGTCAGCGCGAGCTGGAGCGCCGTGCGGATGGCGGCGTCGTCTTCGACGAGGAGCAGGGACGGCATGGCTGACATTCTGCCTTGACCTGGGGCGCTCTCAGGAAGTCTTCAGGTGGGGGCTGTTGCACTCCTGTGACACGTCGGCGACGAAGCACGGAAGGGCGGCGGCGAGCCTTCTGGGTATGACGGACCATGCTCCCCACGTAAACGGCTCGCGCGAGGACTTCACGGAGTACGTCGCCGCGCGCCGTTCGACGCTGCTGCGCGCGGCCTGCCAGCTCACCGCCAACCCCGCCGACGCCGAGGACCTGCTGCAGGAAGGCCTGGTCAAGGTGTACGGGGCGTGGCACCGCATCGCCGACAAGCGGGTGGCGCACGCCTATGTGCGGCGCACCATGTCCAACCACCAGATATCGCAGTGGCGCCGGCACCGCGTCGAGGAGTACCCGGCCTCCGACGAGCTGCCCGACTCCGCCGTGTGGGATCTGGACACGGAGCGTGTCGAGTTGCGCACGGTCCTGCATCACGCGCTGGCCGCGCTCCCGCACCGCGACCGGCAGGTCCTGGCACTGCGCTATTACGGTTCGTACACGGACTCCGAGATCGCCGAGCGGCTCGGGATGTCCGTCGGCACAGTGAAGTCGACCTTGTGGCGCGCGTTGAGGAAACTGCGCGAGAACGGCGCCGTGCGGACTCTGCACGCCGACCTGGTTGCCGCCTGACGACTCCCTGACGACCCCCTGTCACGCCTTTGGGACCCGCAGTACCGCAGAGTCTTGTATTTCTTTGGTAAAGGCAAACCGGCGTCAATCCATAGATAACGCGATGACCTGAACGTTTCGTGTTCCCGCGCCTCTGGTTGTGTGGAAGGCTGTTCGGCGAAGACTGACCGACTCACAGTTAGGGGCTAGAGGTCATGCCTCCGATAGCTCAGCGCCTTCGCGAACCGGCGGCCTTTGTGCTGCTCGCTTTCGGCGCGCTAAGCACGCTGTTCAACACGATCACGTTCCTGTTCGGCCCGGGCGAGAACAACAACGGGCTCGGCGGCGGACCGTCCTTCTCCGACCGTGCGGCGGCCGAGGTCGGGAACCTGCTGAGCGTCGTCGTGGTCGCGGCCCTGGTCGGCTCCGTGGTGCTGGCCCATCTGCCGTCGCACCTGAAGCAGGTGAAGGTCATCTCGCTGGTCTCGCTGATCACCCTGGGTGTCGCGGACCTGTTCGGCGTGGTCGCGCTGTTCTCGGCCTTCGGCGCCAACGCCGCGACCGGCTGGGACAAGACCTCGACCTTCTTCATCTCGCTGGGCGAGCTGGCCGTCGCCGGCGTCGGCTCCTGGCTGGTGCTGGGCTACTTCCAGCAGCACCAGCCGGCCAAGCCGGCCGCCGGCTTCCAGCCGCCGCAGCAGCAGTGGGGCCCCGGCCCGCAGCAGCAGCCCCAGCAGCAGTGGCAGCAGCAGCCGCCGCAGCAGCAGGCGCCGCAGGGTCAGCCGTGGGGTCCGCCCCCGCCTCAGCAGCAGGCGCCCCAGCAGCCGGTTCCGCAGCAGCAGCCGCAGCCACAGTGGGGCCAGCCGCAGCCGCAGCACGACGCCGACTCGATGATGACGCAGGCCATCCCGACGGTGCCGCCGGCGCCGCAGGGCCAGCAGCAGCCGCCCCAGCCGCCCCAGCAGGACGGCGGGCTGCCGATCGGCAACTGGACCTCTGAGTGAGGGCAGTGCCTGCGGAGTGACAGCAGGGCCTTAGCGGGAGGTGAAAGGGCCGGCCTTCGGGCCGGCCCTTTCGCGTGCCCGGAACTGTGCCCGGAACTGTGCCGGGAAGCGCCCCGGGATCTGTACCCGAACTGTGCCAGGGCCCCGTAATCAGGGCAGCACGGTGCCCACGACGGGCACCTCGCGCAGCGGCAGCCCGTCCTTGAACGGCGCGGTCAGCGGGAACGTCGACAGGTCCATGCCGCCGACCGGCACCCGGAAGTTGTTCGACAGCAGGTCCAGCGGGGTGTGCGCGAGCGGGTACAGCGGGGTGGCGCCGAGCGCGGCGGTGGCCTGGTGGGTGGTGGCCATGGCCGCGGCGGTGCCGGCCTCGGCGCCGGTGATGTCGTCGTTCTGGGTGGCGGCGTGCGCGGCCGGAGCCGCGGCCAGGGCGAGGCCGGACAGCGCGGCGAGGCCGAGGACGCGCCGGGCGGCAGAGTGCGGGTTCTTGGACATGTTCGCTCCAACGACACTGGGTGTCCCGCCGTTACGACGGGACACCCAGTGGAGTCTTAACGTGACAGTCTTCAGATTCCGATCGGGTGCCAAACCGTCTTCGTCTCCAGGAACGGCTTGATCCGCCCCAGCCCCGGGTCCGCGCTCCAGTCGTAGCCGGCCTTGGGCCGCACGACCCGCTTCAGGTTCTCCGCGGCCGCGACCTCCAGGTCCCGCGCCAGGTCCGAACCGGCCGGCGCGCCGGCCAGGTCCAGCGCGTTCACGTCCAGGTGCGAGGCCAGCCACGGCGCCAGCTCGGCCGTGCCGCCGGTCAGGATGTTGACGACGCCGCCGGGCAGGTCGGAGGTCGCCATCACCTCGCCGAGCGTCACCGCAGGCACCGCGGAGGCGTCCGGAGCGACCACCACGGCCGCGTTCCCGCCGACGATCGCCGGGGCGATCACGGAGGTCAGGCCGAGCAGTGTCGGTGCCGCCGGGGCCAGCAGCGCCACCACGCCGGTCGGCTCCGGCGAGGAGACGTTCCAGTACGGTCCGGCGACCGGGTTGGCCGAGCCGAGCACCTGCGCCAGCTTGTCCGACCAGCCCGCGTACCAGACCCAGCGGTCGACCGCGGCGTCCACCTGCGCGTAGGCCGCGGCGGACGGGACGCCCTCGACGCCGGCGATCTGCTGCGCGAACTGGTCGCGCCGCTCCTCCAGCATCTCCGCGATCCGGTACAGGATCTGGCCGCGGTTGTAGGCGGTCGCCTTCGACCAGCCGGGCTGCGCGGCCCGCGCCGCGCGCACCGCGTCCCGCGCGTCCTTGCGCGACGCCTGCGCCGCGTTGGCGATGAACTCGCCGCTGCTCGCCGTCACGGCGTAGCTCCGTCCACTTTCCGACCGCGGGAAGGCGCCGCCGATGTAGAGCTTGTAGGTCTTGCGCACCGAGGAACGCGGCGCGGCGGCCGGAGTCGTCGGCTTCGGCTCGGCTTCTGCCACAGCGGCCTGCGATGCTTCCGCCACCTTGGCTACCTTCGCCGTCGTCTGGGCTTCTGCGGACTTCACGGCCTTGACGGTCGTCGTGGCCTTCGCGGGCTTGGCCGCCTTCGCGGCCTTCTTCTTGGTCTCAGACATCGAGGTAAGCCTCCAGACCGTGGCGCCCGCCCTCGCGGCCGTACCCGGACTCCTTGTAGCCGCCGAACGGCGAGGTGGGGTCGAAGCGGTTGAACGTGTTCGCCCACACCACGCCGGCGCGCATCCGCTGCGCCAGCCACAGGATCCGCGAACCCTTGTCGGTCCACACGCCTGCGGACAGGCCGTAGGCGGTGTTGTTGGCCTTCTCCACGGCCTCGGCCGGGGTCCGGAACGTCAGCACCGACAGCACCGGCCCGAAGATCTCCTCGCGGGCGATCCGGTGGGCCTGCGAGACGCCGGTGAAGATGGTCGGGGCGAAGAAGAACCCGCGCTCGGGCAGCTCGCACGGCGGCGACCAGCGGGTCGCGCCCTCGGCCTCGCCGGCCTCGGTCAGCGTCCGGATCCGGGCCAGCTGCTCGGCGGAGTTGATCGCGCCGAGGTCGGTGTTCTTGTCCAGCGGGTCCCCGACGCGCAGCGTCTTCATCCGCTCGCGCAGCCGGTCCACGACCTCCTCGGCCACCGACTCCTGCACCAGCAGCCGCGACCCGGCGCAGCAGACGTGCCCCTGGTTGAAGAAGATCCCGTCGACGATGCCCTCGATCGCCTGCTCCAGCGGCGCGTCGTCGAAGACCAGGTTCGCCGCCTTGCCGCCGAGCTCCAGCGTCACCTTCTTCGAGGTCCCGGCGACCTGTTTGGCGATCATCCGGCCGACCTCGGTGGACCCGGTGAACGCCACCTTGTCGACCCCGGGGTGCGCGACCAGGGCCGCGCCGGTGGCCCCGGCGCCGGTCAGGATGTTCACCACGCCCGGGGGCAGGTCCGCCTGCTGGCAGATCTCGGCGAACAGCAGCGCGGTCAGCGGCGTGGTCTCGGCCGGCTTGAGGACCACGGTGTTGCCGCAGGCCAGCGCCGGCGCCACCTTCCACGCCAGCATCAGCAGCGGGAAGTTCCACGGGATCACCTGGCCGGCCACGCCCAGCGGCTTCGGGTCCGGGCCGAGATTCGCGTAGCCGAGCTTGTCCGCCCACCCCGCGTAGTAGAAGAAGTGCGCGGCGGCCAGCGGGATGTCGACGTCGCGCGACTCCCGGATCGGCTTGCCGTTGTCCAGCGACTCCAGCACGGCCAGCTCGCGGGCCCGCTCCTGGATGATGCGCGCGATGCGGTAGATGTACTTGGCGCGCTCGGCACCCGGCATCCGCGACCAGACCTCGTCGTACGCCTTGCGCGCGACCGCGACCGCGCGGTCCACGTCGGCGGCGTCGGCCAGCGCGACCTCGGCCAGCACCTCCTCGGTGGCCGGGTTGACCGACTTGAAGGCGCCGCCGGAGCCCTCGACGAACTCGCCGCCGACGAACAAGCCGTAGGACGGCTTCAGGTCCACGACCGAGCGCGACTCGGGGGCCGGGGCGTACTCGAAGATGCCCGCGTTGCTTGTCTTCGCCATGACCTCTGTCTTCGCCATGAATCAGTCCACCGTCACGTAGTCAGGGCCGGAGTACACCCCGGTGGCGAGCTTGCGGCGCTGCAACAACAGGTCGTTGAGCAGGCTGGAGGCGCCGAACCGGAACCAGTCCGGGTCCAGCCAGTCCGGGCCCGCGGTCTCGTTCACCGTCACCAGGTACTTGATGGCGTCCTTGGCGGTCCGGATGCCGCCGGCCGGCTTCACGCCGACCTGCCGGCCGGTCTGGGCGCGGAAGTCGCGCACCGACTCCAGCATCAGCAGCGTCACCGGCAGCGTGGCGGCCGGGCTCACCTTGCCGGTGGAGGTCTTGATGAAGTCGGCGCCGGACAGCATCGCCAGCCAGGAGGCCCGCTTGACGTTGTCGTAGGTGGCCAGCTCGCCGGTCTCCAGGATCACCTTCAGGTGGGCGTCGTGCCCGCCGGTCCTGCAGGCTTCCTTGACGGCGGCGATCTCCTCGGCGACGGCCCCGTACCGGCCGGCCAGGAAGGCGCCGCGGTCGATCACCATGTCGATCTCGTCGGCCCCGGCCTCGACCGCGGCGGCGGTGTCGGCCAGCTTCACCGCCAGCGGCGCCCGGCCGCTGGGGAACGCGGTCGCCACGGCGGCCACCTTGACGCCGGAGCCGGCCAGCGCCGCCTTGGCGGTCTCCACCATGTCGCCGTAGACGCAGATCGCGGCCACGCTCGGGCAGTCAGGCTGGTCGGGCTCGGGGCGGATGCCCTTGGCGCACAGCGCCCGGACCTTGCCCGGGGTGTCGGCGCCCTCCAGCGTGGTGAGGTCGACCATGCGCACGGCCAGGTCCAGCGCCTCGGCCTTCGCGGTGGTCTTGATCGATCGGGTCCCCAGCTTGGCGGCGCGGGCGTCGGCGCCCACCTGGTCCACCGGCGGAAGGCCGTGGAGGAGGCGGCGCAGGCCCGCGTCGTCGAGGGCGAGTTGTGCGGTCACGGGACCACGGTAGACGGTGCGCTCTACGTGGAGAAATGGCAGGTCTTGCCGATCACTACTTAGTCACAATCGCTTCTCGGTCTCGGAGCGTGGGACGGT from the Catenulispora sp. EB89 genome contains:
- a CDS encoding aldehyde dehydrogenase family protein, which encodes MSETKKKAAKAAKPAKATTTVKAVKSAEAQTTAKVAKVAEASQAAVAEAEPKPTTPAAAPRSSVRKTYKLYIGGAFPRSESGRSYAVTASSGEFIANAAQASRKDARDAVRAARAAQPGWSKATAYNRGQILYRIAEMLEERRDQFAQQIAGVEGVPSAAAYAQVDAAVDRWVWYAGWSDKLAQVLGSANPVAGPYWNVSSPEPTGVVALLAPAAPTLLGLTSVIAPAIVGGNAAVVVAPDASAVPAVTLGEVMATSDLPGGVVNILTGGTAELAPWLASHLDVNALDLAGAPAGSDLARDLEVAAAENLKRVVRPKAGYDWSADPGLGRIKPFLETKTVWHPIGI
- a CDS encoding response regulator, whose amino-acid sequence is MPSLLLVEDDAAIRTALQLALTRQGHQVAVAASGEEALATYKTVRPDLIVLDVMLPGVDGFEVCRQIRRTEQLPIILLTARSDDIDVVVGLESGADDYVVKPVQPRVLDARIRAVLRRGERETSDIAVYGDLTVDRSAMTVSKRGVAIPLTPTELKLVMELSRHAGQALSRQQLLRLVWEHDYLGDSRLVDACVQRLRAKVEDIPAEPTLIKTVRGVGYRLDPPR
- a CDS encoding aldehyde dehydrogenase family protein, producing the protein MFEYAPAPESRSVVDLKPSYGLFVGGEFVEGSGGAFKSVNPATEEVLAEVALADAADVDRAVAVARKAYDEVWSRMPGAERAKYIYRIARIIQERARELAVLESLDNGKPIRESRDVDIPLAAAHFFYYAGWADKLGYANLGPDPKPLGVAGQVIPWNFPLLMLAWKVAPALACGNTVVLKPAETTPLTALLFAEICQQADLPPGVVNILTGAGATGAALVAHPGVDKVAFTGSTEVGRMIAKQVAGTSKKVTLELGGKAANLVFDDAPLEQAIEGIVDGIFFNQGHVCCAGSRLLVQESVAEEVVDRLRERMKTLRVGDPLDKNTDLGAINSAEQLARIRTLTEAGEAEGATRWSPPCELPERGFFFAPTIFTGVSQAHRIAREEIFGPVLSVLTFRTPAEAVEKANNTAYGLSAGVWTDKGSRILWLAQRMRAGVVWANTFNRFDPTSPFGGYKESGYGREGGRHGLEAYLDV
- a CDS encoding SigE family RNA polymerase sigma factor, whose translation is MTDHAPHVNGSREDFTEYVAARRSTLLRAACQLTANPADAEDLLQEGLVKVYGAWHRIADKRVAHAYVRRTMSNHQISQWRRHRVEEYPASDELPDSAVWDLDTERVELRTVLHHALAALPHRDRQVLALRYYGSYTDSEIAERLGMSVGTVKSTLWRALRKLRENGAVRTLHADLVAA
- the deoC gene encoding deoxyribose-phosphate aldolase, whose translation is MTAQLALDDAGLRRLLHGLPPVDQVGADARAAKLGTRSIKTTAKAEALDLAVRMVDLTTLEGADTPGKVRALCAKGIRPEPDQPDCPSVAAICVYGDMVETAKAALAGSGVKVAAVATAFPSGRAPLAVKLADTAAAVEAGADEIDMVIDRGAFLAGRYGAVAEEIAAVKEACRTGGHDAHLKVILETGELATYDNVKRASWLAMLSGADFIKTSTGKVSPAATLPVTLLMLESVRDFRAQTGRQVGVKPAGGIRTAKDAIKYLVTVNETAGPDWLDPDWFRFGASSLLNDLLLQRRKLATGVYSGPDYVTVD